A portion of the Acidimicrobiales bacterium genome contains these proteins:
- a CDS encoding OmpA family protein, protein MLTLAAGCGGGGAEDASSSAAAADEPPATSTTTTTEPAAETTAPPETSVPGAIPDSTDPCAAAGIQVDGCADFAGISVTVTDDDQIVIAGPDGERSMSPDEAVGELGGEVTDRGISVPLPDSVLFDFGSVGLRPASREKLSLVAGLAKASPESALDIGGHTDSVGTDDYNQRLSEARAGVVREALVILGVERDRVTATGYGETRPIAPNSKPGGGDDPTGRQRNRRVEILLAGAQV, encoded by the coding sequence GTGTTGACGTTGGCGGCCGGATGCGGGGGCGGCGGCGCCGAGGACGCCTCGTCGTCGGCGGCCGCGGCCGACGAGCCGCCGGCGACGTCGACCACAACGACGACCGAGCCCGCCGCAGAGACGACCGCGCCGCCGGAGACATCGGTGCCGGGGGCGATACCCGACAGCACCGACCCGTGCGCCGCGGCCGGCATCCAGGTGGACGGCTGCGCCGACTTCGCCGGCATCTCGGTGACGGTGACCGACGACGACCAGATCGTGATCGCCGGGCCCGACGGCGAGCGTTCCATGTCGCCCGACGAGGCCGTGGGTGAGCTGGGCGGCGAGGTGACCGACCGGGGCATCTCCGTGCCGCTGCCCGACAGCGTGCTGTTCGACTTCGGCAGCGTCGGCCTGCGGCCCGCCTCCCGGGAGAAGCTGAGCCTGGTGGCGGGCCTGGCCAAGGCCTCGCCGGAGTCGGCGCTCGACATCGGCGGCCACACCGACTCGGTCGGCACCGACGACTACAACCAGCGGCTCTCCGAGGCCCGCGCCGGCGTGGTGCGGGAGGCGCTGGTGATCCTGGGTGTCGAGCGCGACCGGGTCACGGCGACGGGCTACGGCGAGACCCGGCCGATCGCCCCCAACTCCAAGCCGGGCGGCGGGGACGACCCGACGGGCCGCCAGCGCAACCGCCGCGTCGAGATCCTGCTGGCCGGCGCCCAGGTATGA
- a CDS encoding acyl-CoA dehydrogenase family protein, translating to MDLELPPDDDPRRKAVRAWLEEHPAPSGRQLADAGYVAPHWPRPWGLDADPIHQIVIDDELKRAGVRRPVNPIGIGWAGPTLLHAGTEEQKERYLFPLLSGKEMWCQLFSEPGAGSDLASLTTRAELDGDEWVVTGQKVWTSLAHVSRYGILIARTDPSAPKHRGISYFVCPMDTPGITVRPLVEMTGAHTFNEVFLDEVRLPTEHLVGEVGQGWDLAKVTLANERVSLSSGGALWGQGPSFETLLGVVRDKGGVDDPLLRDRLVRLWMEAQVLRMIRLRTVTAAVKGTQPGPEASVRKIIADEHGQKLFELAKDLAGPAGMLTDGGPLGADVDLWHHGYLFARALTIGGGTTEVQRNIIAERALGLPHDPP from the coding sequence ATGGACCTGGAGCTGCCGCCCGACGACGATCCCCGGCGCAAGGCCGTGCGGGCTTGGCTGGAGGAGCACCCGGCGCCGAGTGGACGGCAGCTGGCCGACGCCGGGTACGTCGCACCGCACTGGCCGCGGCCGTGGGGCCTCGACGCCGACCCGATCCACCAGATCGTGATCGACGACGAGCTGAAGCGGGCGGGCGTCCGTCGTCCGGTCAACCCGATCGGCATCGGCTGGGCCGGCCCGACGCTGCTCCACGCCGGCACCGAGGAGCAGAAGGAGCGCTACCTGTTCCCGCTGCTGTCGGGCAAGGAGATGTGGTGCCAGCTGTTCAGCGAGCCCGGCGCCGGCTCCGACCTGGCGTCCTTGACGACCCGGGCCGAGCTCGACGGCGACGAGTGGGTGGTCACCGGGCAGAAGGTGTGGACGTCGCTGGCGCACGTGTCGCGCTACGGGATCCTCATCGCCCGCACCGACCCGTCGGCACCGAAGCACCGGGGCATCTCCTACTTCGTGTGCCCGATGGACACGCCCGGCATCACCGTCCGCCCGCTGGTGGAGATGACCGGCGCCCACACGTTCAACGAGGTGTTCCTCGACGAGGTGCGGCTCCCCACCGAGCACCTGGTGGGGGAGGTGGGCCAGGGCTGGGACCTGGCCAAGGTGACGCTGGCGAACGAGCGGGTGTCGCTGTCGTCGGGCGGGGCGCTGTGGGGCCAGGGGCCGTCGTTCGAGACGCTGCTGGGCGTGGTGCGGGACAAGGGCGGCGTCGACGACCCGCTGCTGCGGGACCGTTTGGTGCGGCTCTGGATGGAGGCGCAGGTGCTGCGCATGATCCGGCTCCGGACGGTCACGGCGGCGGTGAAGGGGACCCAGCCGGGGCCGGAGGCGTCGGTGCGCAAGATCATCGCCGACGAGCACGGCCAGAAGTTGTTCGAGCTGGCCAAGGACCTGGCCGGCCCGGCCGGGATGCTCACCGACGGCGGCCCCCTCGGCGCCGACGTCGACCTCTGGCACCACGGCTACCTCTTCGCCCGCGCCCTCACGATCGGCGGCGGCACCACCGAGGTCCAACGCAACATCATCGCCGAACGCGCCCTCGGCCTCCCCCACGATCCGCCGTAG
- a CDS encoding anion permease — MGAEAALTENELTAADPATGHPLMAFAPRLALWVAIVALDVVADPDPALVLLLIALAGVVTIVTDSRFAWERGLEARSIPSREAWVPLAMLGLMLQLDLVQSGSIGDVLGDKGPVILFIMGFALVSEGLRRSGFIHFLAYRLTDRGGSNTTRLTLYLFLLSSLLTYFTSNDIVVLTMTPIVMSVAYQARIRNAKLLLLSQFIAANTVSMGILIGSPTNLILGQAMDIRFVEYLFLMLAPATVALMVTFVFVTWVNGFVEKRGRSENRVLRWLVGTWTHEDRYSPPRFSEYRTFTGEMRTWVGVFALAVLLLTVGTATNTGLLLAAIAIAGLGLYTLRRSARNRDEPTGRLFMVRSLRVLPFGIVFFGLTYFVLADAMADTRFVQEDVDEFVTDHASSHTPVPSWGAMLTSGGLVNTMNDLPASALTGTVLERVEFDTPFDRALVVQGTAAGLNIATYVTPVGALAGIIWFDILRKEKQSQRLSAAKSGRAAFDVVTPSRRDLVVYGSVMFLATTAVLGATNFGFVALADALLGPPSGGSEFGTASSHMFWMVVCLALVVAVVVAFRRVLSSAGVALSHLGDVLVVLTQVRLWASRHKLLAAACIAGLLFTASGVLLYWAETFHAREYGRSALFEDPGEFMTWLTVFVSSGFENSRFPRSTLGHILSAALALGALTALLAFVRISTSPTDLGLRRKLARGEIPSERLVVVNCAVDNLALVQTLIKESGRFVTIASRDPLLETRFGLRKNDRVDVIPYEGGTAELVGSLRLHEAHELVLLSRSVTDDFENLALLAALDAQMVTPPATVLQVHERELSLLLDRRVSSELRSAVVRTPFDLVVSAFLVADAAGLPAELQGLYREPLVGRTAEPDVDPHIRLRGVGHPLTVGVDSSRAGAGPRSVVHVVGAGCFAQTCALDLVTLGVPDVRLVVAADEPLLPGVTGTAGLTVVSCDNERDAADLLSPSASPDDAAILLLEGAGEVGLDSERLLERLSIARLHHGDSRKPVPFLLVGCRGADRAWRIGNFVVDKAVDTTWVESSYFSVFSAVYFDVLLADEELANWLPVRQLAVAHRVASQLCHFEVAPVGSLRSAAEGSVRIAIEHDDDRRPLVAVDVKMVPDEQLAPVDLLVGISYR; from the coding sequence ATGGGAGCCGAGGCGGCGCTGACCGAGAACGAGCTGACCGCCGCCGACCCCGCCACAGGTCATCCCCTGATGGCGTTCGCGCCCCGCCTGGCCCTGTGGGTGGCGATCGTCGCCCTCGATGTGGTCGCCGATCCCGACCCGGCGCTGGTGCTGCTGCTGATCGCCCTCGCCGGCGTGGTCACCATCGTCACCGACAGCCGCTTCGCCTGGGAGCGCGGCCTCGAGGCGCGGAGCATCCCCAGCCGAGAGGCATGGGTGCCGCTGGCGATGCTCGGGCTCATGCTGCAGCTCGACCTGGTGCAGTCCGGCAGCATCGGCGACGTGCTGGGCGACAAGGGCCCGGTGATCCTGTTCATCATGGGGTTCGCCCTGGTGTCGGAGGGCCTGCGCCGGTCGGGGTTCATCCACTTCCTGGCCTACCGGCTGACCGACCGGGGCGGCTCCAACACCACCCGGCTGACGCTCTACCTGTTCCTGCTGTCGTCGCTGCTCACGTACTTCACGTCGAACGACATCGTGGTGCTGACGATGACGCCGATCGTGATGTCGGTCGCCTACCAGGCCCGCATCCGCAACGCGAAGCTGCTGCTCCTCAGCCAGTTCATCGCCGCCAACACGGTGTCGATGGGCATCCTCATCGGCTCGCCCACCAACCTGATCCTGGGCCAGGCGATGGACATCCGCTTCGTCGAGTACCTGTTCCTGATGCTGGCGCCGGCGACCGTGGCGCTGATGGTCACGTTCGTCTTCGTCACCTGGGTGAACGGGTTCGTCGAGAAGCGGGGCCGCTCCGAGAACCGGGTGCTCCGCTGGCTGGTCGGCACCTGGACCCACGAGGACCGCTACAGCCCGCCACGCTTCTCCGAGTACCGCACCTTCACCGGCGAGATGCGCACCTGGGTGGGGGTGTTCGCCCTGGCGGTGCTGTTGCTGACGGTGGGCACGGCCACCAACACGGGCCTGCTGTTGGCGGCGATCGCCATCGCCGGGCTGGGCCTCTACACCTTGCGGCGCAGCGCCCGGAACCGTGACGAGCCGACGGGCCGGCTGTTCATGGTCCGGAGCCTGCGGGTGCTGCCGTTCGGCATCGTGTTCTTCGGCCTCACCTACTTCGTGCTCGCCGACGCCATGGCCGACACCCGGTTCGTGCAGGAGGACGTCGACGAGTTCGTCACCGACCACGCCTCCAGCCACACGCCGGTGCCCTCGTGGGGGGCGATGCTGACGTCGGGCGGGCTGGTCAACACCATGAACGACCTGCCGGCCTCGGCGCTGACGGGCACGGTGCTGGAACGGGTCGAGTTCGACACGCCGTTCGACCGGGCGCTGGTGGTGCAGGGCACGGCGGCGGGCCTCAACATCGCCACCTACGTCACGCCGGTCGGCGCGCTCGCCGGGATCATCTGGTTCGACATCCTCCGCAAGGAGAAGCAGTCCCAACGGCTCAGTGCCGCCAAGAGCGGCCGGGCGGCGTTCGACGTGGTGACGCCCAGCCGGCGTGATCTGGTCGTCTACGGCAGCGTCATGTTCCTGGCCACCACCGCGGTGCTGGGGGCCACCAACTTCGGGTTCGTGGCCCTGGCCGACGCGCTGCTGGGCCCGCCGTCGGGCGGCAGCGAGTTCGGCACGGCGTCGTCCCACATGTTCTGGATGGTGGTGTGCCTGGCGCTGGTGGTCGCCGTGGTGGTGGCGTTCCGCCGGGTGCTGTCGTCGGCCGGCGTGGCGCTCTCCCACCTGGGCGACGTGCTGGTCGTGCTCACCCAGGTGCGACTGTGGGCGTCGCGGCACAAGCTGCTCGCCGCGGCCTGCATCGCCGGCCTCCTCTTCACCGCCAGCGGGGTGCTGCTCTACTGGGCCGAGACGTTCCACGCCCGCGAGTACGGCCGGTCGGCGCTGTTCGAGGACCCCGGCGAGTTCATGACGTGGCTCACCGTGTTCGTGTCGAGCGGCTTCGAGAACTCCCGCTTCCCGCGCAGCACGCTGGGCCACATCCTCTCGGCCGCGCTCGCCCTGGGGGCTCTGACCGCCCTGCTGGCGTTCGTGCGGATCTCGACCAGCCCCACCGACCTCGGCCTGCGCCGCAAGCTCGCCCGCGGCGAGATCCCGTCGGAGCGGCTGGTGGTGGTGAACTGCGCCGTCGACAACCTGGCGCTGGTGCAGACGCTGATCAAGGAGTCGGGGCGGTTCGTCACCATCGCCAGCCGCGACCCCCTCCTGGAGACCCGCTTCGGGCTGCGCAAGAACGACCGGGTCGACGTGATCCCCTACGAGGGCGGCACCGCCGAGCTGGTCGGGTCGCTGCGGCTGCACGAGGCCCACGAGCTGGTGCTGCTGAGTCGCTCGGTGACCGACGACTTCGAGAACCTGGCGCTGCTGGCCGCGCTCGACGCCCAGATGGTGACGCCGCCGGCGACCGTGCTGCAGGTGCACGAGCGGGAGCTGTCGCTGCTGCTCGACCGGCGGGTCAGCTCGGAGCTGCGGTCCGCCGTGGTGCGCACGCCGTTCGACCTGGTGGTCAGCGCGTTCCTGGTGGCCGACGCCGCCGGTCTCCCGGCCGAGCTGCAGGGCCTGTACCGCGAGCCGCTGGTCGGCCGGACCGCCGAGCCCGATGTCGACCCCCACATCCGCCTGCGGGGCGTCGGCCACCCGCTCACGGTCGGCGTCGACTCGTCGCGGGCCGGTGCCGGGCCCCGGAGCGTCGTCCACGTGGTGGGGGCCGGGTGCTTCGCCCAGACCTGTGCGCTCGACCTGGTGACGCTGGGCGTGCCCGACGTGCGCCTGGTGGTCGCCGCCGACGAGCCCCTGCTCCCCGGCGTGACGGGCACCGCCGGGCTCACGGTCGTCAGCTGCGACAACGAGCGCGACGCCGCCGACCTGCTGTCCCCGTCGGCCTCGCCGGACGATGCGGCGATCCTGCTGCTGGAGGGCGCGGGCGAGGTCGGGCTCGACAGCGAGCGCCTGCTGGAGCGGCTCAGCATCGCCCGCCTGCACCACGGCGACTCGAGGAAGCCGGTGCCGTTCCTCCTCGTGGGCTGCCGGGGCGCCGACCGGGCCTGGCGGATCGGCAACTTCGTGGTCGACAAGGCGGTCGACACGACGTGGGTCGAGTCGTCGTACTTCTCCGTGTTCTCGGCGGTCTACTTCGACGTGCTGCTGGCCGACGAGGAGCTGGCCAACTGGTTGCCGGTGCGGCAGCTGGCGGTGGCGCACCGGGTGGCGAGCCAGCTGTGCCACTTCGAGGTGGCGCCGGTCGGGAGCCTCCGATCCGCGGCCGAGGGATCGGTGCGCATCGCCATCGAGCACGACGACGACCGCCGCCCGCTCGTCGCCGTCGACGTGAAGATGGTCCCCGACGAGCAGCTCGCCCCCGTCGACCTCCTCGTCGGCATCTCCTACCGCTGA
- a CDS encoding GNAT family N-acetyltransferase → MDLVIANDDPNADDVRALLERHLAFAREVTPPEGVHALGVDGLADPSVTFFSARARRDDRLLGIGALKQLDDAHAELKSFHTAEAARGQGVGRALVEHLLSVARERGYRRVSLETGVMEAFAPARALYARVGFTPCPPFGDYVDSATSACMTIVIGPPPQR, encoded by the coding sequence ATGGACCTGGTCATCGCCAACGACGATCCGAACGCCGACGACGTGCGCGCGCTGCTGGAGCGGCACCTGGCGTTCGCCCGGGAGGTCACGCCACCCGAGGGCGTCCATGCGCTGGGCGTCGACGGCCTCGCGGACCCGAGCGTCACCTTCTTCAGCGCCCGTGCCCGCCGCGACGACCGCCTCCTCGGCATCGGCGCCCTCAAGCAGCTGGACGACGCCCACGCCGAGCTGAAGTCGTTCCACACCGCCGAGGCTGCCAGGGGCCAGGGCGTGGGACGGGCGCTGGTCGAGCACCTCCTGTCGGTCGCACGCGAGCGGGGCTACCGCCGGGTGAGCCTCGAGACCGGGGTCATGGAGGCGTTCGCCCCCGCCCGCGCCCTGTACGCGAGGGTCGGCTTCACGCCGTGCCCGCCGTTCGGCGACTACGTGGACAGCGCCACCAGCGCCTGCATGACGATCGTGATCGGGCCGCCGCCTCAGCGGTAG